Sequence from the Arthrobacter pigmenti genome:
GGACGCGAGAACCCCGACACCTACCGGCTCTTCACGACCTTGCTCGACCCTGACGAGGCGTCCGCGGTCGAACTCGCCGCCGCATACGTCCAGCGGTGGGAGATAGAGCTGGCATTCGATGAACTCAAGACCCACCAACGCGGACCCCGCACCGTTCTGCGGTCCAAGTCGCCCGACCTGGTCCTCCAAGAGATCTGGGGCCACCTGTGCTGCCACTACGCGATCCGATCCCTGATGGCCCAAGCCGCCACCCACTCCGGGCACGACCCAGACCGGGTCAGCTTCGTCGCCGCACTCCGGATCACCCGCCAGACCCTCGCCCACCCGGGCGCTTTTCCCCCCTGACCGGCACGACCGCGACAGTCCCGGATGGCTCGATTTCCTGCGCCGGCTACTCCGCCGACTGAACCCTGCCCGACGCCACCGCTCAGCACCCCGCGTCATCAAACGCAAGTACACCAAGTGGCACGTCAAACGCGCCCGCCACACCAACTGGCCACAGCCCCAGCATGAACCCACCTACCACACCATCAACACTAACTAAACGGTATTGGGGCTAGTTGCGTATCCGCTTTCGGAAACGAGCAGTAGCGGCGCTTGATTCCGATTGTCAACCGATTCTGGCTCGTGTGTTCAGGGAAGCATTGCTTTGCGACCGTCTATGACTTCAGCGAAGAACTCGAGCTGTCGACGGAGCTGGTGACCTTGACCGCCCTCGTGGCCGTTGTATGGGTACACAGTGATCTCCTTCGGTCCGGCGTAGCGATTGTACGCGGCGTAGACAGTGGAAGGAGGACAGGTAGTGTCGGCGAGAGCCACGGAGAACAAGGCAGGGGCGGTGGCTCGCGCAGCGAAATTGCTCCCGTCGAAATACGACAGCACCCGAAATACGTCTTCCTCTCCCCCGGGGACGGTCTGCATGTAGTGGGTGATCTGGCTATAGGGACTCGCGTCAGTGATCCTCAGCGCGCGTCGGAAGTGACTGAGGAATGGGACATCAATCACTGCGCCGGCAAGATCATCGGCGAGGGCGGCGACCGCCAACGCGATGCCGCCACCCTGGCTGATGCCGGAGACGATCACACGAGTGGGATCGACGAACGGATGACTACGTGCTGCGTCTACAGCCAGAACCGCATCCGTGAACAGCCGTCGATAGTAGTACGTGCGCGGGTCCTCGATTCCTGAGGTGACGACACCCGGGACACGAGGTGGTGATCCCGCTGGGTCCGTTGTCGAGCCGGGGCTCAAAGCATTTCCCTGGCCACGGCTGTCCATAATGAACAGCGCCAACCCTGCCGCGGGGATCGCGGTGGACTGCACGGGGAAGCCCCTTCCGGCCCTGTGGCCAAGGTAACTCACGACGCATGGCAATGGCCCGCTGGCATGCCGGGGGCGAAGCATCCACCCGCGAATCGGATGACCGCCGAAGCCTGCGAACGTCACGTCCTCGACGATGACCTCACTGAGTCTCTCGTCGAACGGCTCGAATCGTGGCGCAAAAGCGGCTCGCCGTGACTCGGCGATCGTGTCGTGCCAAAACGCGTCAAAGTCGAGGGGTTCCTCCGGCGCAGGAGCGTATGACTCGAGGTCGGCGAGAGAAAGGTCGAACTGTGGCATCGTGTGTCCCATCGTGCTGAATCGAGCAAGAATAGCGCTCGGAGTATCGGAAATGTTACAAATTACGGATTCGGGTGAAGACAAGCCAGACGTCAACGTGGTGGATCGGCGCGAGCCGGTCCTCGTTCGATCGAGCGGGAGCTCAATCGTTCCTCGGCGCTCAGGAAGACGCAAACTCGACTACCAAGTGTGCGCCGGTGAGATTGGGCGCCACGACACACTGCGGCACTCCGTTTACTACGTCCAGCGATGCCTCATGATTATGGCCCGCAAAGACCGCAAGCACGTTCGGTGCGCTGAACACATCACGGCGAAAAGCCATCGTCGTTGGAGTGTGCCTCCGTCGCCATGGGCGGCGTTGCTCCACGGTAAATAGGGTGTCCGTCGATGTCCCCCACTCAGGATGCCCGCATCCGAACTTGACTGACCGACCAGGCGCAAAGAGCGGGATGTGAATGAAAAGCACCACAGGGGCTCCTGTCGCGACCTGAGCGCGAAAGAACTCCAGTTGATCTGGGCTTATCTCGTTGGTCGAGTCGTCGATGGTCACAAAGCGAACGCCGTTTAGCAAGCGCACTGACATCATGGGATCGGCACTCCCATAGAGAGGCATCAGTCTTTGTTTGATCCAGCGAGCACGCAGTTCAACGTCGCTGCCCGGCATCCCCTCGTAGTGCCAGTCATGATTTCCTGCTGTGTAAGTCCAAGGAATGCCGATCTCATTCAGCCACGCGGCCGCCCATTCGATCGCGGCTTCCGATGGGAAGCTGACGATGTCACCCAGTAGCGCGACCAGAGATGCACTCTCGTCGACTGCACGGGACAAAGCCTCGATGAATCCATCTTCGGGCGTCGCGACTTGATTGGTGCGGTAGTGCTTTGCCGAGGTATACGCCTCGGCCATTCGCTGGGTGTAACCACGAAATGCCTCGCCTCGGACATCATCAAGTTTCAGGTGGGTATCCGCGATGATGACGATTCGGAACGTCTCCGACACCATCGGAGACGTGAGTCGTGCGCCGTCGGAATTGATTGAAAATGCGCGAGAGAAGGTCGCATTCCGACTCCTGAGTTCGTTGACCTCAGGAACAAGGGAATACTTTTGGGTTCGCCTGGCTGACGCGGTGTGCGGCAGCGTGTCCCGTCCATTCACTATGATCTCAACTCTCCAAATACATGACTCGCTTCAGCAATTGTCCCTACCGCTTGACTAGGCTACCAACTTTGAGGCAACGTTGTCTAGACTAAGCAAATTAGCCCCAGCTGAGCGAGCGAGTCTCCGCCAAGGCTAGTTTGCCCTGACAAACCACTCCCACTAAGGAAATGAAACCTCAACATGGAGGCATCCAGCGATCAATCATGGCGAACGGTCGTCGTCTCGGCGTCGCCTGCTGTCGAAATTGTTCTGAGCGACCAAACTAGCGATGCAGTCGAAATCGATTCTGACGTGACCCGGGACGGCGAGGACACCATCGTCACGATCGTACTTACGGCGACTTCAGCGGCCAGAATTGGCTGCCTCGTACGCGTTACTTGTCCACAACGATTCGGCACTGCCCTGTGCGAGGGTGGGGTACTACAGCGAGACGGAAGCGACTCGAGCTGGGCGACTTCGCATACGCCCCTGATCGCCGCGTATGCGATGTCAACATCCGACGGAAGTACCGCAATCACGATAGAGAACATAAACACCTCAGACGTCGTATACCAGTGGGGCG
This genomic interval carries:
- a CDS encoding acetylxylan esterase, whose product is MPQFDLSLADLESYAPAPEEPLDFDAFWHDTIAESRRAAFAPRFEPFDERLSEVIVEDVTFAGFGGHPIRGWMLRPRHASGPLPCVVSYLGHRAGRGFPVQSTAIPAAGLALFIMDSRGQGNALSPGSTTDPAGSPPRVPGVVTSGIEDPRTYYYRRLFTDAVLAVDAARSHPFVDPTRVIVSGISQGGGIALAVAALADDLAGAVIDVPFLSHFRRALRITDASPYSQITHYMQTVPGGEEDVFRVLSYFDGSNFAARATAPALFSVALADTTCPPSTVYAAYNRYAGPKEITVYPYNGHEGGQGHQLRRQLEFFAEVIDGRKAMLP
- a CDS encoding metallophosphoesterase encodes the protein MSETFRIVIIADTHLKLDDVRGEAFRGYTQRMAEAYTSAKHYRTNQVATPEDGFIEALSRAVDESASLVALLGDIVSFPSEAAIEWAAAWLNEIGIPWTYTAGNHDWHYEGMPGSDVELRARWIKQRLMPLYGSADPMMSVRLLNGVRFVTIDDSTNEISPDQLEFFRAQVATGAPVVLFIHIPLFAPGRSVKFGCGHPEWGTSTDTLFTVEQRRPWRRRHTPTTMAFRRDVFSAPNVLAVFAGHNHEASLDVVNGVPQCVVAPNLTGAHLVVEFASS